The Halanaerobium praevalens DSM 2228 genome contains a region encoding:
- a CDS encoding ExbD/TolR family protein, with product MFKTTLKKKSSINIIPMIDVIFFLLVFFMLFTTFRTTPEGIEMQLPKAVTATEQKSENFIINIDSDGNYYYEDQALGLKQIISEAKIVNKEKSNLTIVISADKNTRYENVVSLMDGMRNVGITRLALAADKEGS from the coding sequence ATGTTCAAAACTACTCTTAAGAAAAAAAGTTCAATCAATATCATTCCAATGATTGATGTTATATTTTTTCTTTTAGTATTTTTTATGTTATTTACTACCTTTAGAACAACTCCTGAAGGAATAGAAATGCAGTTACCAAAAGCTGTAACAGCTACTGAACAAAAATCAGAAAATTTTATTATAAATATAGATTCAGATGGTAATTATTATTATGAAGATCAAGCTTTAGGACTTAAACAGATTATTTCTGAGGCAAAAATTGTAAATAAAGAAAAGTCCAATCTAACAATTGTAATTAGTGCAGATAAAAATACACGTTATGAAAATGTTGTTTCTTTGATGGATGGCATGCGTAATGTTGGAATTACTAGATTAGCTCTAGCAGCAGATAAAGAAGGTAGTTAA
- a CDS encoding MotA/TolQ/ExbB proton channel family protein produces MDFNRIWNLLTLGGPMTIPLLFASVFSLAVIIEKAIFFYRHNDSNSRLIKRIEILVEEGDILSALNELKGKTGTNAKLLSAALAHNSEDPSRLREVLKAVGEDEIKKMERHLPILDVVAMISPLLGLLGTVIGIISSFNILGTAAGAANPAQISSGIAAALISTALGLIIAIPTAIFYSYFAHKVEKRAHQMNLSLVEIVDVVSNNRGDSDVQNYS; encoded by the coding sequence TTGGATTTTAATCGTATTTGGAATTTATTGACACTAGGTGGACCGATGACTATTCCACTTTTATTTGCATCAGTTTTTAGTTTGGCAGTTATTATAGAAAAAGCAATTTTCTTTTATCGACATAATGATAGTAATTCTAGATTAATCAAAAGAATTGAAATTTTAGTAGAAGAAGGCGATATCTTAAGTGCTTTAAATGAATTAAAGGGTAAAACAGGTACAAATGCTAAATTATTATCAGCTGCTTTAGCACATAATAGTGAAGACCCTTCTCGTTTAAGAGAAGTTTTAAAAGCAGTAGGAGAAGATGAAATTAAAAAAATGGAAAGACATCTTCCAATTTTAGATGTTGTAGCAATGATTTCCCCCTTATTAGGTTTATTGGGAACTGTAATTGGAATCATTAGTAGTTTTAATATTTTGGGTACAGCAGCTGGAGCAGCTAATCCAGCTCAAATCAGTTCTGGAATTGCTGCAGCCCTAATTAGTACAGCTTTAGGACTAATTATAGCTATTCCGACTGCCATATTTTATTCTTATTTTGCTCATAAAGTTGAAAAAAGAGCTCATCAGATGAATTTAAGTTTAGTCGAGATTGTTGATGTTGTCAGCAATAATAGAGGTGACAGTGATGTTCAAAACTACTCTTAA